The Oceaniferula marina region GGGGCGGTGCCTTTGAGTCGACCGATGTGTTCCTCGGGGAAACCGGAGAATGCGGATTGGCGCTCCCAGCTGACCTGGGTGAACTCTGGTGCAAGGTTGAGCGCGAGTCCTACCTGCCGTGGATCTACTTTTGCGAGGGTGGTAAACTGATAACCGATCGCGAACACACCGTTGCCGTTGATGGTGTAGGTAAAGGTGCCATCTGCCTCTGCGTATTTTCCGGCGACGTTGATTGTCACAGCGTTGGCTGTGGCTGTGGCTTTTACGCTGCTGGCTTTCCAGCCTGAGCAGAGCGGGTCGTGGGCGGGGGTGTCTGCGGAGTGGTTCGGGAAACAGCCGCCTCCTTTGAGTGGGTTGATGACGAGATGGGCACCGTCATGGATGAGGGTGGTGTCGCCTTTTTTGACGGAGGTGATCATGCCGGTGGTTTTGTCCACGGTGCAGGTGAATCCCTTGCCTGTGAGGGTGAAATGGGAATCGTTTTCTGCCAGCTTGACCGGGGCCGCGGGAAGATCGCTCTCCGAAGGTGTTGCTTTTGCTTTTCCTACCGGGATGTCAAACTGATCGATGAGGTATCCTTTCGGGCTGTAGAAGGAAAGGGTGAGCTCGTCACCGTCATTGAGCGGGGTGTCAATACTGAGTTTGCCCTTGCTACGCGGGGCGATGTCAGCGGTGGTGGTACCTTTTTTCTCACCGGTACTCCATTGGATCTTGAGCTCGTTGACGTTGGTGAAATTGTGGCGGTTATCGACTTCAACCACGGCAGTGTTTCCAGCTGGAAGATCGGCGGTATTGAGGCGGATGGGGGAATAAACTTTTTTCTGATAGAAATATTCAGGTTTGGGGCGTCTCCATCCGTCGATCGGTCCCCAGGCACCGTAGCCAACAGCGCGTCCATCGGGCAGGAGAAAGAGGTCGTCGATACCGGACCAGATCGAGCCACCGAGGCATGCCTGGGTGTTGTACATTTTGTTCCAAATGTGATCGAGGCAATCACCCCAGGTGTTTCGAATGCCGGGGTCGGCAACCAACTCTTCCCGGTTGTAAACGTTGAGGTGGCAGTATTCACCGAAGACGATGGGGCGGGTGTAGTCTTTGACGGATTGATCGCCATTGGGCCCGGGGTAGTGAATGTTGGCTACTGGGGCGTTGCTGCCGAGGTTGTTAAAGCCACCGTAGTCCTGATCGTGGAAGGCGACTGGCCGGGTGCGGTCTTCGGCTTGCGCGTGTTTCATGACTTCGACAAAATTTTCCGACCAGTAGGACTCGTTGGCGAGCGACCAGAGGATGATACTTGGGTTGTTACGATGGAAACGGATGGTTTCCAAGTTTGCTTGCAGGATGTAGGGATACCATTTGGCATCACGGTAGTCGTTTTTACGCCATGAGTAGTTGGCGTGGTGTCCCACCCAACAGACAGGGGCCTCGAGTTCGACAAAAAGGCCGAGTTCATCGCAAATTTCGACAAACTCCTCAGCTGGCGGATAGTGTGAGGTGCGGATGAAATTGACGTTGCCTGTCATGTAGAGCTCGGCGTCCTTTTTCCACTGCTCCATCGTTAGCGATCGTCCTAACAGCGGGTGGGCCTCATGGCGGCAGACGCCGGCGAGTTTGATGGGCTTGCCATTGATGAACATCTGCTTGCCGCGCACTTCTACCTGACGGAAGCCGAAGCGTTTGTTGACTGTTTCAATCTTCTGCCCCGCGTTGTTTAATGTGCATTCGAGCGTGTAGAGGTTCGGGTGTTCGTTGTCCCACTTTTTGGGCTTTTTGATGGGAATGGCTGCGGTGACGACGGTGCTCTGGTTGTTTTCCAGGTAAGGGACCCAGATGCGGTAATGTTCGAGTGCACCAGGGACCTTGACGTCGAGGTGCACATGGGTGGCAGACTCGAGAGATCGGTTGCTTACCTCGAACTGGAGCTTAAGCACGGCGTCTTCAAAGGCGCTATCGAAGGTGGTGGCGATACGCATGTCCGTGAGATGAAGCTCGGGAACAGCAAAGAGGGTGACCTTGCGCAGGATGCCTCCCATCGGAAAATTGGCATACTGGTTGAGGCTACCGAGTACGTCCGCCTGGGAGTCGTTTCGAACGCGTAGCGCGAGGGTGTTTTTGCCGGGGCGAAGAAGCTCGGTGACATCCAGTTCAAAGGCGGTAAAGGTGCCGAGGTGTTTGCCAGCTTCCTGACCGTTGATATAAACGATGCAGTCGCTGAATACAGAATCGAAGCGGAGGCGGATGTGCTTGCCACCCCAGTCGGAAGGCAGGTCAAACTCCCGGAGGTAGCCGGCGTGCGTGCCATCTTTCACGGTGAACCCCTGCATCGTCCAGTGGCCGGGGACTTGGATAGGTTTCCAGCCTGATCCTTGCTTTGAAGGAAATTCTTTGTGAGGTTCAGGGTGAAATTGCCATTTGCCATTCAGGCTCATCACTGGTTGGTCTGTGCCGGCCGTGGTTTTTGGAAAAGGGGCATAGATGGGCTGGGGGACAAGGAATTTGCTGTAATCGACGACCTGGTTGGCCTTGGCTCCTTTTTCAGCTTTGAGTTTTTTCGGGTTGCTGGAAAACACTTTGATGGTTGAAACCAGAGCGTTGGAACCCTCGACTTTCTCGAAGATGAGACGCATTTTACCATAGGCGTAAGCGAACTTAGGGAGGTCAATTTCCTTATGGATGAGTCTGCCTGGAGTGAGGGTGATGGTGGCAAGTTCGCGTGTGTCTGAGAGAACTTTGAGCACTCGTTTGTGATCACCTGGAGCACTGAAAAAGCTGAGTTTGATGGCGTAGT contains the following coding sequences:
- a CDS encoding glycoside hydrolase family 2 TIM barrel-domain containing protein gives rise to the protein MKTHIAIILTYVLPLMGQIHAEQTTKNMSLVAQDNCGVRGKEPHLVEGQAHAFGNPAGQKIDKSDRTCTFGDKVVYVYDGMDIQADYAIKLSFFSAPGDHKRVLKVLSDTRELATITLTPGRLIHKEIDLPKFAYAYGKMRLIFEKVEGSNALVSTIKVFSSNPKKLKAEKGAKANQVVDYSKFLVPQPIYAPFPKTTAGTDQPVMSLNGKWQFHPEPHKEFPSKQGSGWKPIQVPGHWTMQGFTVKDGTHAGYLREFDLPSDWGGKHIRLRFDSVFSDCIVYINGQEAGKHLGTFTAFELDVTELLRPGKNTLALRVRNDSQADVLGSLNQYANFPMGGILRKVTLFAVPELHLTDMRIATTFDSAFEDAVLKLQFEVSNRSLESATHVHLDVKVPGALEHYRIWVPYLENNQSTVVTAAIPIKKPKKWDNEHPNLYTLECTLNNAGQKIETVNKRFGFRQVEVRGKQMFINGKPIKLAGVCRHEAHPLLGRSLTMEQWKKDAELYMTGNVNFIRTSHYPPAEEFVEICDELGLFVELEAPVCWVGHHANYSWRKNDYRDAKWYPYILQANLETIRFHRNNPSIILWSLANESYWSENFVEVMKHAQAEDRTRPVAFHDQDYGGFNNLGSNAPVANIHYPGPNGDQSVKDYTRPIVFGEYCHLNVYNREELVADPGIRNTWGDCLDHIWNKMYNTQACLGGSIWSGIDDLFLLPDGRAVGYGAWGPIDGWRRPKPEYFYQKKVYSPIRLNTADLPAGNTAVVEVDNRHNFTNVNELKIQWSTGEKKGTTTADIAPRSKGKLSIDTPLNDGDELTLSFYSPKGYLIDQFDIPVGKAKATPSESDLPAAPVKLAENDSHFTLTGKGFTCTVDKTTGMITSVKKGDTTLIHDGAHLVINPLKGGGCFPNHSADTPAHDPLCSGWKASSVKATATANAVTINVAGKYAEADGTFTYTINGNGVFAIGYQFTTLAKVDPRQVGLALNLAPEFTQVSWERQSAFSGFPEEHIGRLKGTAPAFYGEKPNYAISADGKVQRKFIREQPTHPWSQDANELGSADFRSTRTGILFYKMSSPAGDHLIILSDGTQAGRCRIDGDQVRLYCIDIDTGGAELFLGGHLGRFRHPLKEGATVSGKMTLQIQ